The genomic window ATCGTCGAGATCGACGACCGGGGCCTGGGCATGCCGGCCGAGGACCTGGAGGCCGCCAACGCGCGCATCACCTCCTTCCTGGACGTCAGCGCCCTGGACAGCACCCGGCTCGGCCTGGTGACCGTGGGCCGCCTGGCACAGCGGCACGACATCGCGGTCTCGCTGCGCTCCTCGCCGTACGGCGGCGTGACGGCAGTCGTTCTCATCCCGCACGCGCTGCTGGAATGGGATCTGCCCGCGACGCCGGACCCCGTGCGCAATGCCGCGGGACACGTGCTCACACCCCCGCACTACGACGCCCAGGACCAGGACGGCTACAGCGAGCCGCTTCGGTCCGCCCTTCCCACCGGGACAGCGGGCACGGCCGTGGGCCCCTACCCCGGACTCACCCCGGGCGACTTCGCGACTCACGCACCGGTGCACGCCGAGGCAGGCACCGGCGCGGCGGACAGGGCCCTCACGACGAGAGCCCCCGACAGCTCGTGGTCAGCCCCCGCCGCGCCCCCGCCGGTGTTCACCGAACACGGTGGATTCCCGCAGAGCGGCCCGGTCGACGAACCCGGCATGATCGACGGACTCCCCCGCCGTGTACCGCAGGCCAGCCTGGTGGAGGAACTGCGGCAGGAAGAGCCCACGCTCGGCAGCGTCAAGCTGATGGACTGGGCGGCGCGCGGTGATACCGCCCGGGGCCCCGTCACACCGCCCGCCTGGACGCAACGGGCTCCGGCCGACGGCATGGCCGTGGAACCCGGGCATCGGACGGCCGACGTCGGGCACCCGCCCACCCCTCTCGGGAACGCTCTTCCCGCACATGCGCCCGGCGGTGCGGTGACACGTCCCGATCAGGTCCGCTCGATCATGACAGCTCTGCAGGCGGGCGCGGCACGCGCACGCCTCGGCACCCGCACCACCGGGCAGGTGCCGGGCACTCACCTCGACCATCACATCAACCAAGGTAGGGACAACGGCCGATGACACAGCCACCCGTCTTCGAGACGACTGTGAGCGTGGGATGGCTCCTGGAGGACATGGTGCGGCGCGTGCCGGAGATCGGCCACGCGGTCCTGCTGTCGACCGACGGCCTGCTGCTGGCCGCTTCCGGCGACCTCCAGCACGAGCAGGCGGAGCGGATGTCGGCGGTCGCCTCGGGCTTCCACAGCCTGGCCAAGGGCGCCGGACGCCACTTCGGCGGGGGCGCGGTGCGCCAGACCATGGTGGAGATGGAGGCGGGCTTCCTCTTCGTGTGCGCGGCGGGCGACAACACCTGTCTCACCGTGCTCTCTCCGGACGGCGCCGACATCGGCGTGGTGGCGTACGAGATGGCCATGCTCGTCAAGCGCCTCGGCCAGCACCTCGCGGTCGGCGGACGGTACGACCAGGCGCCGGGTCCCCGGCCGGCACAGTGATCCCAGTGGAATGGGTGGACGACGCGGCCGGTCCGGTCGTCCGCCCCTACGCCATGGTGCGCGGCCGGACACGGGCGCAACACCACGTGCTGGACCTCGTGGCGTTCGTGGTCACGGTGGTCGACAGGGTCCGGGGGTGGCTGGAGATGGAACCCGAGCACGCCGCCATCCTCGCGCTCTGCCGGCGGCCCCTGTCCGTCACCGAAGTGGCCGCCTCGCTGGACCTGCCCGTGGGGGTGATCCGGGTTCTGCTCGGAGACCTCCTCGACATGAAGGCCATACGGATCCGGGAGCCGGCACATCCGCATGAGCGTCCCAGTCCGGATCTCATACGGGAGGTGCTCGATGGGCTCCGAGCCCTCTAGAACAGGCGGCCCCCGGCTCGGGGCACGGTATCGAAGGAGGAATCGAAAGGTATGACGGCTATGCCAGGACACTCGTCCGAGGTGGCTGCGGCCTGGGCTCACGACAGCCTGCCCCAGGCGGTGAAGATCTTGATCGCCGGCGGTTTCGGATCGGGAAAGACCACCCTCGTCGGCGCGATCAGCGAGATCCTGCCCTTCCACACCGAGGAGAACCTCACCCTGTCGGGTGTCGGCGTCGACGACACCGCGGGCGTGGAGCAGAAGAGCACCACGACGGTCGCCATGGACTTCGGCAAGCTGACCCTGAACGACCGGCTCGCGGTGTTCCTGTTCGGCACACCCGGCCAGGACCGGTTCTGGTTCATGTGGGACGAACTGGCCGCCGGCGCCCTGTGCGCCGTCGTCCTCGCCGACACCCGTCGCCTCGCCGCCTGCTTCCCGTCCGTCGACTACTTCGAACAGCGAGGCATCCCGTTCCTCGTGGCGGTCAACTGCTTCGAGGGCAGCCGTCGCTACCCCACGGAGACCGTGCGCACCGCGCTGGCCCTCGACGAGCGGATACCGGTCGTGCTGTGCGACGTACGGCAGCCCGATTCGGTCAAGTACGTATTGACCACCGCAGTCGAACACGTCCTCGCCGTCGCCTCGGCCTGAGGGTCCCCCGATGCCGTCCGGACCGGACGGCATGGCGGGTACGGCAGTCGCGGCCGATGGCCCGTCCGGGCGGGCGCCGCGGGGCAGGGTGACTGATGACCTTGTCAAGGTTCAGGTGAAGGGCGACGCCGGCTCGACTGGAAACACGGTGGTGGACCTTCGAAGGGGTGTCGCCGTCCGCCGGCGCGTCCTCGCGATGGCTGCCGCGATCTGGCACAACCACAGCCGGCCGGCCCCGGCCGCCTCGCTCTCTCGCGCTGACGCGCCGCGCGCAGGACACTGGGTGCCCGCGACAACCGGTCGGGGGAAGTCGCCGAGACCCTGGGGGGACGCATGCGGGACAGCCATCGGGCGGAAGCCGAAAGGCTGTTGGTACGTGCCGTGGAGGAGGAAGCGCGGCGGACGGGCGGGCGCACGGACTCGGGCGCGCTGCTGGCGCGTGCGCGGGGCGCGCTCGACACCATGGCGGCGGGCGCGGCCGAGGAGTACGCCGCGTACACCCGGGCACTCGACACGGCGGAGGCCGGCAAGCAGCCCCTGTCCGAACGGTTCAGCCGGGCGGCGCTGGGAACTCCGCTCATGGTGACGGGCGTTGCCGCCGCTGCGGCCTTCGGTGCGGACCTGGCGCTCGGCACCGCGGCCGGTCTGGCCGCGGGGGCGGGCGCCGTGGTGGCCGTCGCGGGGACGACGGCGACGGTGGCGAAGGTGACCGCGTCGCACTGGCCTGCCGCGCACCGCAGGGCCGGCGAGCTGAACCAGCCGGGCGGGACGGGACAACTGCGCCTGCAGTGGCTGACGGCGCTGGAGGTACGGGGCATCCGCCCGTACCTCGACCAGCAGCGCATGCTGACCGCCGCCGCCAGGCCGCAGAAGAAGCCCACCGCGTCCGTGGTGGCGCAGTTGCGCGGCGGGGACCGCAGTGCGGCCGCCCGGACCCGGTCCCTGCTCGAACAGTCCTTCGCCCAGCTGCCCGCCGTGGACGGCCCGTTCGCGGGACGCCGCGCCGAACTGGCTGAGATCGCCCGGTGGGTCCACGCCGCCCGTGCCGCCACGGAGACCAGACCGACCGTGGTGGTCCTGCACGGCGCCCCGGGCTCCGGGCGCACCACACTCGCTGTACGGGCCGCGCACGCGCTCAAGGACCAGTTCCGCGGGGCGTGCGTGGTGGACCTGCGCGGCGCCGTGGCCGGGGAGGCACCCCTGGCGACCCGGGACGCCCTGCTCCACCTCCTCAACCGGCTGGGCGCACCGCGCGAACAGCTCCTGTTCCGCGAGAGGACGTCCGCCGAGCAGCAGGTGCGGCGCCTGAGCGAGCTGTACCACCAGCACCTCACCGGCACCCCCGTCACGATCGTCCTGGACGACGCCACCGACGCCGCGCAGGTCCGCACCCTGCTGCCCGAACGCTCCGACAGCCTCGTCCTCGTCACCGCCCGCGAGCCCCTCGCCCTGCCCGACGACATCCCGGCGGGGGTGCACCATCTGCCCGTCGGCGCTCTGGACGCGGCCGGCTCCGAGGAACTCCTGCGCGAGTCCGCACAGGACGCGGAGGACGGCCCGTACGACTACCCGTCCACCGAGGCGGTCGTGGAGCTGTGCGGCGGCCTGCCGCTCGCCCTGCGCACAGCGGGTTCCTCGCTGGGGTCTCGGAACCGGGCCGAACTCGCCGCGGCCCTCGGCGCGTACGGTCCGGTCGCCCCCGTCGAGCGGGCCCTGTGGCTGCGCTACACGGACCAGCCCGAGAACGCCCGCCGGCTCCTGCGGCGGCTCGCGCTGGCCGGACGCGCCAGCCTCGGCGCGGCGGCCGCCGCGTCGCTCCTGTCGTCGGACGAGCAGGAGGCCGGCCGGCTGCTCGACTCCCTGGCCGGCGCCGGGCTCCTGGTCCATGTGCGGGGCGCGCGCTACCGGCTGCACGACCTCGTGCGGGACTTCGCCCTGGCGCGACTGCTCGACGAGGAACCGGCGGCGGACCGTACCGCCGCGCAGGAGCGCCTGATCCAGAACTACGCCGAGCTCGCCGACGCCGTGATCCGCATGGTGGACGGCAAGATGTCGACCCGCGCAGGCCAGTTCGGCTCGCACGGCTTCAGCTCGCTGGACGCGGCCCTGCGCTGGCTGGACGACGAGTCCAGCTTCATCACCTCGGCGCTGCGGCACGCGGAGGGTGTCGACCAGGCGGCCGTGCTCCACCTGCTGGGCGCCCTCTGCGACTACTGCCTGCTGCGCGGGGACCTCTACCGGCTCGGCGAGATCAGCGAACTGACGCAGGCCGTCGACCACGGGCTGCTGGAGCGGTCGGTCCAGTGGCGTACGGGCATCGCGGCCCGGCAGCTCGGCGAGCTCGACAAGGCGCGCACCACGCTGTCCTCGGTCGTCGGGCTCTACCGCGAGGCGCAGAACGACGCGGGCGCCGCCCTGGCCCTGTGCTCGCTCGGCATCACGCTGCACCACCAGGGCAATCTCGCGGAGGCCGCCGCCCGGCTGCGCGAGGCGCTGGCGCTGCAGGCCTCGCCCGAGCAGGCCGAGGACCGCGCCTGGACGCTGCACGCCCTGGCCGCCGTCGAACGCGACCGGGCCGATCTGCCCGAGGCCATGACCCTGCTGGACACCGCGCTCACCCTGCACCGCGAGGGCGAGTCGCTGCACGGTGAGGCGTGGTCCCACTTCCAGCTCGGCCAGGTCTGCCTGCGCCTGGGCGAGGTGGCCCGCGCCGAGGAGGAGCTGACCACCGCGCTCGACCTGTACGGCCGCACCCGGGACGAACGCGGGGAGGCCTGGGCGCTGACCCAGCTGGGACGCGCCCGGCTGATGGAGGACGAGCCGGCCCCGGCGGTGGAGCGGCTGCGGGGCGCACTCGCCCGGCACCGCGCCAACGAGGACGCCCGGGGCGAGGCGTGGACGCGCTACTACCTGGGGCAGGCCCTGGAGGAGGACGGCGCCACCGACCAGGCGGTACGGGAGCTGGAGCGCGCCCGCACGATGTTCTCCCGTATGCGGGACGTGTACGGCCTGGCGTGCGCCCGCCACCACTCCGGGCGGGTCACCCGTGACCAGCGGGCCGCGCAGACGGGCAACCTGCGCAACTCCGGCTTCGCCCGCCAGCTGCTGGCGGACGCCCGGGCCGACTTCCGCCGGATCGGGGTGCCCCACGGCGAGGCGTGGGCGTGCCTGGATCTGGCGCTGATCGACGGCGGCAACGACCGCGCGGCGCAGGCACTGGAGCTCTGCGGCGAGGCCGTCACCCTGTTCGCCTCGTACGGGGACGTCCGGGGCGGCGACTGGGCGGCGTTCCTGCGGTGCACGCTCCTGCCGTACGCCTCGCCGGGCGGCAGCGAGGTGGGCACGGCGGTGGCCCAGCAGGAACTGGCCGAGCTGACGGCAGCCGCGCACCCGCTGCGTGACGGCAGGCTGGAGAGCTGCGCGGAGGCGTTCCGGGTCGTCCTGAACCGCGGGATCGACCTGGACGACGGCTGGCAGGCCTGGCGTCTCGGCCTGACCCCGTCCCGGCACGCCCGTGAGGTGATGGGGGTGCCGGTGGGCGTGCGCCCTCAGGGCACCTCGTAAGGTCCGTGAGGCCCGTGGGCGGGCGCCCACGGGAGCCGGCCGGGCAGGGCCGTCCGCGGCCCCGCCCGGTCAGCCCTTGACGGCTGCGCTCTTCTTGCGAGCGGTCACCGGCTCGGCCGCCGGGTCGGGGGCCTCCTCGAAGTCGACCTTGCCCATGTGGCGGTTCATCGACTTCATCAGGAGCCACACCCCCACGGCGAGCGCCGCGAAGACGAGGAAGCCGAGGACGCCGGGAGTCACCTTGTTCTTGTCGAGCTCGTCGGCGGCGAACGGAACGAGCTGTGTCAGTGCCTGGGTCGCGTACATATCAGGCATTGTCGCGGATGCCCGCGAAGAGGTCGCTCTCGGGGAGGGATGTGTCGACCAGCGACTTGGCGAGCTCGTACTCCTCGGTCGGCCAGATCTCCTTCTGGACGTCCAGCGGGACCCGGAACCAGCCGCCGTCCGGATCGATCTGCGTGGCGTGCGCGAGCAGCGCCTTGTCGCGGATCTCGAAGAACTCGGCGCACGGGACGTACGTGGTCAGAGTGCGTTCGGCGCGCTCGAACTCCTTCATGCGCTCCAGCCACTCGCCGTACGGGGAATCCAGCCCGCGGGCGAGCAGACCCTCGTGCAGGGCGAGCGTGCGCGGCTTGTTGAAGCCCTGGTTGTAGTACAGCTTCTGCGGCTGCCAGGCCGGGCCGAACTCCGCCTCGGGGTACTTCTCGGTGTCCGCGGCCCCCTCGAAGGCGATCATCGAGATCGTGTGGGTCTTGATGTGGTCGGGGTGCGGGTACCCGCCGTTCTCGTCGTAGGTGGTGATCACCTGCGGCCGGAACGAACGGATCGTCGCGACGAGACGCTCCGCAGCCTTCTCGTCGTCCTCCAGCGCGAAGCAGCCCTCGGGCAGCGGCGGCAGCGGGTCGCCCTCGGGCAGCCCGGAGTCGACGAACCCGAGCCACTCCTGCCTGACGCCGAGGATCTCCCGGGCCTCGTCCATCTCCTTCTTGCGAACCTCGTGGATGTTCGCCTCGATGTACGTGTCCCCCTGGAGCTTCGGGTTCAGGATGGATCCCCGTTCGCCCCCTGTGCAGGTGACGACCAGGACGTCCGCCCCCTCGGACACGTACTTGGCCATCGTGGCCGCGCCCTTGCTCGACTCGTCGTCGGGGTGGGCGTGAACGGCCATCAGTCTCAGCTGCTCGGTCAAGACTCGGTCCTCAGTGATTGGTCTCGTTGGTCGGCTTCTATAGTGACTGAACCCGGGGGCGGAAAATTCCGTACAGGAGGAATGATCATGGCAGCGGTGCGCGAGGCCTTGCCCGAGGGGCGTTACGGCCGGTCCCCGGACCAGCGCGCGGACCGCAAGCTGAGGATCGTCGGTTCGGTGCTCGGTGCGGCGCTCCTCGCCATGATCGGCTGGTTCGGCTACGACTACGTCGCGGGCCAGGACATCAGCGCGGAGCTGATCAAGTCGAAGGTCGTCTCGGACGACCGGGCGGAGGCCCATCTCGAGGTCCGCAAGGAGCGGGACGCCGACGGCCACTGCACGCTGCGCGCGCTGAGCGAGGACGGCGCGGAGGTGGGGCGCGCGGACTTCCGCTTCGACGAGCGCTCCGACCGGATCGACAGGGTCCTCACCCTGCGCACCACCTCGCGGGCCACCGCCGTGGAGCTGCTGGCGTGCACCGCCGACAGCTGACGGCGCCGGAAGGCGCGCGCCGCCGCTGAGGCCCGCGCGCCCCTTCCGACCTGGGCGGACGCACGTGTGACGATTTACCTTCTCCCCCTTTTCGCGCGGAATTGTTAGGCTCGTTGTTTCGCCCACCCGTGGCAGCGCATGCTTGGGGTAGGGCGTTGCTTTGTATTCCCAGCACCGACGAGGAGCACCCTGTGACCCAGACCAGCGATAACGTCACCTGGCTCACGCCGGAGGCGTACAACCAGCTCAAGGCCGAGCTGGAGTACCTGTCTGGTCCCGCGCGCACGGAGATCTCCGTCAAGATCGCGGCGGCCCGTGAGGAGGGCGACCTCCGCGAGAACGGCGGCTATCACGCCGCCAAGGAGGAGCAGGGCAAGATGGAGCTCCGGGTCCGCCAGCTGACCCAGCTCCTGGAGCACGCGAAGGTCGGCGAGGCCCCTGCCGACGACGGCGTGGTGGAGCCCGGCATGGTCGTGACCATCGCCTTCGACGGCGACCCGGACGACACGGTCACCTTCCTGCTCGCCTCCCGCGAGTACGCGAGCACCGACATCGAGACCTACTCCCCGCAGTCCCCGCTGGGCACGGGTGTGAACGGCAAGCGGGTGGGCGACGACGCGGAGTACGAGCTCCCGAACGGCAAGAAGGCCGCGGTGAAGATCATCTCGGCGAAGCCGTACCAGGGCTGATCCCCACAGCACGCACGGAGCCCCGGCCGCCTGAGCGGCCGGGGCTCCGTCGTACGCGGGGTCAGGCGGTGGCCGAGCGGTACTTCCGGACCGCGAGGGTGCGGAAGACCACGACGATCAGGACCGACCAGAGCACCGACGCGAGGATCGGGTGCTGCATCGGCCATGCGTCGGGGGTGACGAAGCCCGGCGGCAGGTTGCCGAACAGCTCGCGGCAGGCCTGCACGGTGGCGCTGAAGGGGTTCCATTCGGCGATGTAGCGCAGGACCGTCGGCATCTGGTTGGCGTCCACGAAGGCGTTCGAGATGAACGTCAGCGGAAAGAGCCAGATCAGTCCGCCCGAGGTCGCCGCCTCCGGGGTGCGCACGACGAGTCCGATCAGCGCGCCGATCCAGGAGAACGCGTAGCCGAGCAGCAGGAGCAGCAGGAAGCCCAGCAGCACCTTGCCCAGGTTCTCGTGGGTCCGCCAGCCGATGATCAGCGCGACACCGGCGAGGACGACGAGGGTGAGCGCGGTCTGGACGAGGTCGGCGAGGGTACGTCCGGTGAGGACGGCGCCCCGGGCCATCGGCAGCGACCGGAAGCGGTCGATCAGCCCTTTGTGCATGTCGTCGGCGATGCCCGCACCGGCTCCGGCGGTGGCGAAGGTGACGGTCTGGGCGAAGATGCCGGCCATCAGGAACTCTTTGTAGTCGGTGGTGGAGATCGTGCTGCCGACCTTGATGGAGCCGCCGAACACGTAGGTGAAGAGCACCACGAACATGATGGGCTGCACCAGGCCGAAGATCACCATCTCGGGGATCCTGGCCATGCGGATCAGATTGCGCTTCGCGACGACGAGGGAGTCGGCGACGGACTGGCCGACCGCCCCCCGGGACTTGAGCGGCGTTACGGCTGGTGTGTCCGAGACGGTGGTCACTTGCCGGCCTCCTTCGGGCCCTGAGCGGCCTCGGTCGATGCGTCCTGGCCGTTCTTCTCCAGCTCGGCGGCGTGGCCGGTGAGCGAGATGAAGACGTCGTCGAGGGTGGGCCGGCGCAGGCCGATGTCGTCGATCTCCACGCCGTGGGTGTCGAGGTCACGGATGACCTCGGCGAGCAGTTTGGCGCCTCCGGTGACCGGCACGGTCAGCTTCCGGGTGTGTTCCGCGACGGAGATCTCACCCTTGCCGTAGGTGGCGAGCACCGAACGGGCGGGTTCGATCTGGTCGGCCTCGTGGACGACGACCTCGACGCGTTCACCGCCGGTGCGGGCCTTGAGCTCGTCGGAGGTGCCGCGCGCGATCACCTTGCCGTGGTCGATGACGCAGATGTTGTGGGCGAGGTGGTCGGCCTCCTCCAGGTACTGCGTGGTGAGCAGCAGCGTCGTGCCGCCCGCGACGAGCTCCTGGATGACCTCCCACAACTGCTGGCGGTTGCGCGGGTCGAGGCCCGTGGTGGGCTCGTCCATGAACATCACCGGCGGGGAGACCACGAGCGCCGCCGCGAGGTCGAGACGGCGCCGCATGCCTCCGGAGTACGTCTTCGCGGTGCGGTCGGCCGCGTCCGCGAGGTTGAACCGCTCCAGGAGCTCGACGGCCCGCTTCTTCGCGTCGCGGGCACTCATCTGGTAGAGCTGCCCGACCATCTGGAGGTTCTCGCGTCCCGTGAGGTACTCGTCGACGGCCGCGAACTGGCCGGAGAGGCCGATCGAACGGCGCACCCGGTCGGGGTGCTTGAGTACGTCGATACCGGCGACGACGGCCTGTCCGCTGTCCGGCTGGAGCAGGGTCGTCAGGACGCGGACGGCGGTCGTCTTGCCGGCGCCGTTGGGACCCAGCAGGCCCAGGACGGTACCTTCGGGCACGTCGAGATCGACTCCGCCCAGTGCTCGTACATCGCCGAAGGTCTTCACCAGTCCTTCGGCGTAAATGGCGCCTGGCATACGGGATTCCCCCAGTTGTTTCGGGTGCTTCGAGAGCAGATCCTAGAGACGTGGGTGCTCCCGCGGCGGGAGGACCGGACTGCTCGGCGGTGCACGTTAACGCGATACATCGCGACCGACAACCGGTTTACCGATTCTGTCCGGCAGCCCGTGCCGGAGCCCCGAGAATCCCTCAGGCCGACACCAGGAGGTACCCCGCGGCGCGCAGGGTGGAGGCGACCTCCTCGCAGTGCGCCGGCCCCTTGGTCTCCAGGTGCAGCTCCACCTCGGCCTCGGTGAGTCCGAGCCGCGGATCGGTCCGCACGTGGATCACGTCGAGGACGTTGGCGTCCGCCGCGGAGAGACTCGCGAGCAGCGTGGCGAGGGCGCCCGGGCGGTCGGTGAGCCGCAGTCGCAGGCTCAGGTAGCGGCCCGCGGCGGCCATGCCGTGGGTCAGGATGCGCTGCATCAGCAGGGGGTCCACGTTGCCGCCCGAGAGCACGGCGACGACCGGGCCCCGGAATGCCTCCGGATCGCTGAGCAGCGCCGCGACCGGGCTCGCCCCCGCGGGCTCGACGACCATCTTCGCGCGCTCCAGGCAGAGGAGCAGGGCGCTGGAGAGTTCGTCCTCCGAGACGGTGCGGACCTCGTCCACCAGCTCGCGGATCAGCGGGAACGTGAGGTCGCCGGGACGCCCCACCTTCATCCCGTCGGCCATGGTCTGCACCTGGCCGAGCGCCACCGGGTATCCGGCGGCCAGCGAGGGCGGGAAGGCGGCCGCGCCGGCCGCCTGGACGCCGACGATCCGGACGTCGGGGCGCAGCGCCTTGACGGCGACGGCGATGCCCGCCGCGAGGCCGCCTCCCCCGATGCCGACGAGGATCGTGCGGACCTCCGGGCACTGTTCGAGGATCTCCAGGCCGACCGTGCCCTGGCCCGCGATGATGTCCGGGTGGTCGAAGGGGTGGATGAAGACGGCGCCGGTCGCCTCGGCGTACTCCTGGGCGGCGGCGAGCGTCTCGTCGACGACCTGGCCGTGCAGCCGGACCTCGGCGCCGTACTCACGGGTGGCGGCGACCTTCGGCAGGGGTGCGCCGACGGGCATGAAGACCGTGGAACGTACGCCGAGGAGCGAGGACGCCAGTGCGACACCCTGCGCATGGTTTCCGGCACTGGCGGCCACTACTCCCGCCGCCCGCTCGACCGGTGTGAGGCCCGCGATCCGCACGTACGCGCCCCGGAGCTTGAACGAACCGGTCCGCTGCAGGTTCTCGCACTTGAGGTGGACCGGCGCCCCGACGAGAGCGGTCAGGTGCCGGCTGCCCTCCATCGCCGTCGTTCTGGCCACTCCGGACAGCATCTTCTGGGCTCCCCGGACGTCGTCGAGGATCAGAGGCGGGAAGGGGGCTGACGTACGGAAGGTCATGACGGCAAGTCTTGCAGCTCGGAGCGCTGGGAGCCGTCGCGTCCCATGGCGGCCTGAGGTGGTGTCCACAGGTTTGTGCAGCGCTGGTACACGTTGCCCCGTGGCCGCGTACTCTGTCCCCCACCCATCCGACACCGCACGAAGAGAGCCCCCGGCCATGCCCCCTCAGGACATGACGACTGCTGCGTCTCCTTCCGGGGGCGCGGCCCCCGGACATCCGGGAACGGACCACCTTCTCGACGCTCTTCAGCACCAGGTGGCCGTCTTCGCCCGACGTGCCGAGCAGACCCGCCTCGGCGGTGTCGGCCAGGTCCGCAACTCGATGGACCGCGCTGCCTATCTGC from Streptomyces sp. NBC_01341 includes these protein-coding regions:
- a CDS encoding roadblock/LC7 domain-containing protein, with the protein product MTQPPVFETTVSVGWLLEDMVRRVPEIGHAVLLSTDGLLLAASGDLQHEQAERMSAVASGFHSLAKGAGRHFGGGAVRQTMVEMEAGFLFVCAAGDNTCLTVLSPDGADIGVVAYEMAMLVKRLGQHLAVGGRYDQAPGPRPAQ
- a CDS encoding DUF742 domain-containing protein, producing MPVEWVDDAAGPVVRPYAMVRGRTRAQHHVLDLVAFVVTVVDRVRGWLEMEPEHAAILALCRRPLSVTEVAASLDLPVGVIRVLLGDLLDMKAIRIREPAHPHERPSPDLIREVLDGLRAL
- a CDS encoding GTP-binding protein, whose translation is MPGHSSEVAAAWAHDSLPQAVKILIAGGFGSGKTTLVGAISEILPFHTEENLTLSGVGVDDTAGVEQKSTTTVAMDFGKLTLNDRLAVFLFGTPGQDRFWFMWDELAAGALCAVVLADTRRLAACFPSVDYFEQRGIPFLVAVNCFEGSRRYPTETVRTALALDERIPVVLCDVRQPDSVKYVLTTAVEHVLAVASA
- a CDS encoding tetratricopeptide repeat protein encodes the protein MRDSHRAEAERLLVRAVEEEARRTGGRTDSGALLARARGALDTMAAGAAEEYAAYTRALDTAEAGKQPLSERFSRAALGTPLMVTGVAAAAAFGADLALGTAAGLAAGAGAVVAVAGTTATVAKVTASHWPAAHRRAGELNQPGGTGQLRLQWLTALEVRGIRPYLDQQRMLTAAARPQKKPTASVVAQLRGGDRSAAARTRSLLEQSFAQLPAVDGPFAGRRAELAEIARWVHAARAATETRPTVVVLHGAPGSGRTTLAVRAAHALKDQFRGACVVDLRGAVAGEAPLATRDALLHLLNRLGAPREQLLFRERTSAEQQVRRLSELYHQHLTGTPVTIVLDDATDAAQVRTLLPERSDSLVLVTAREPLALPDDIPAGVHHLPVGALDAAGSEELLRESAQDAEDGPYDYPSTEAVVELCGGLPLALRTAGSSLGSRNRAELAAALGAYGPVAPVERALWLRYTDQPENARRLLRRLALAGRASLGAAAAASLLSSDEQEAGRLLDSLAGAGLLVHVRGARYRLHDLVRDFALARLLDEEPAADRTAAQERLIQNYAELADAVIRMVDGKMSTRAGQFGSHGFSSLDAALRWLDDESSFITSALRHAEGVDQAAVLHLLGALCDYCLLRGDLYRLGEISELTQAVDHGLLERSVQWRTGIAARQLGELDKARTTLSSVVGLYREAQNDAGAALALCSLGITLHHQGNLAEAAARLREALALQASPEQAEDRAWTLHALAAVERDRADLPEAMTLLDTALTLHREGESLHGEAWSHFQLGQVCLRLGEVARAEEELTTALDLYGRTRDERGEAWALTQLGRARLMEDEPAPAVERLRGALARHRANEDARGEAWTRYYLGQALEEDGATDQAVRELERARTMFSRMRDVYGLACARHHSGRVTRDQRAAQTGNLRNSGFARQLLADARADFRRIGVPHGEAWACLDLALIDGGNDRAAQALELCGEAVTLFASYGDVRGGDWAAFLRCTLLPYASPGGSEVGTAVAQQELAELTAAAHPLRDGRLESCAEAFRVVLNRGIDLDDGWQAWRLGLTPSRHAREVMGVPVGVRPQGTS
- the mca gene encoding mycothiol conjugate amidase Mca, which produces MTEQLRLMAVHAHPDDESSKGAATMAKYVSEGADVLVVTCTGGERGSILNPKLQGDTYIEANIHEVRKKEMDEAREILGVRQEWLGFVDSGLPEGDPLPPLPEGCFALEDDEKAAERLVATIRSFRPQVITTYDENGGYPHPDHIKTHTISMIAFEGAADTEKYPEAEFGPAWQPQKLYYNQGFNKPRTLALHEGLLARGLDSPYGEWLERMKEFERAERTLTTYVPCAEFFEIRDKALLAHATQIDPDGGWFRVPLDVQKEIWPTEEYELAKSLVDTSLPESDLFAGIRDNA
- a CDS encoding DUF4307 domain-containing protein, yielding MAAVREALPEGRYGRSPDQRADRKLRIVGSVLGAALLAMIGWFGYDYVAGQDISAELIKSKVVSDDRAEAHLEVRKERDADGHCTLRALSEDGAEVGRADFRFDERSDRIDRVLTLRTTSRATAVELLACTADS
- the greA gene encoding transcription elongation factor GreA, whose translation is MTQTSDNVTWLTPEAYNQLKAELEYLSGPARTEISVKIAAAREEGDLRENGGYHAAKEEQGKMELRVRQLTQLLEHAKVGEAPADDGVVEPGMVVTIAFDGDPDDTVTFLLASREYASTDIETYSPQSPLGTGVNGKRVGDDAEYELPNGKKAAVKIISAKPYQG
- a CDS encoding ABC transporter permease, with protein sequence MTTVSDTPAVTPLKSRGAVGQSVADSLVVAKRNLIRMARIPEMVIFGLVQPIMFVVLFTYVFGGSIKVGSTISTTDYKEFLMAGIFAQTVTFATAGAGAGIADDMHKGLIDRFRSLPMARGAVLTGRTLADLVQTALTLVVLAGVALIIGWRTHENLGKVLLGFLLLLLLGYAFSWIGALIGLVVRTPEAATSGGLIWLFPLTFISNAFVDANQMPTVLRYIAEWNPFSATVQACRELFGNLPPGFVTPDAWPMQHPILASVLWSVLIVVVFRTLAVRKYRSATA
- a CDS encoding ATP-binding cassette domain-containing protein, translating into MPGAIYAEGLVKTFGDVRALGGVDLDVPEGTVLGLLGPNGAGKTTAVRVLTTLLQPDSGQAVVAGIDVLKHPDRVRRSIGLSGQFAAVDEYLTGRENLQMVGQLYQMSARDAKKRAVELLERFNLADAADRTAKTYSGGMRRRLDLAAALVVSPPVMFMDEPTTGLDPRNRQQLWEVIQELVAGGTTLLLTTQYLEEADHLAHNICVIDHGKVIARGTSDELKARTGGERVEVVVHEADQIEPARSVLATYGKGEISVAEHTRKLTVPVTGGAKLLAEVIRDLDTHGVEIDDIGLRRPTLDDVFISLTGHAAELEKNGQDASTEAAQGPKEAGK
- the ilvA gene encoding threonine ammonia-lyase codes for the protein MTFRTSAPFPPLILDDVRGAQKMLSGVARTTAMEGSRHLTALVGAPVHLKCENLQRTGSFKLRGAYVRIAGLTPVERAAGVVAASAGNHAQGVALASSLLGVRSTVFMPVGAPLPKVAATREYGAEVRLHGQVVDETLAAAQEYAEATGAVFIHPFDHPDIIAGQGTVGLEILEQCPEVRTILVGIGGGGLAAGIAVAVKALRPDVRIVGVQAAGAAAFPPSLAAGYPVALGQVQTMADGMKVGRPGDLTFPLIRELVDEVRTVSEDELSSALLLCLERAKMVVEPAGASPVAALLSDPEAFRGPVVAVLSGGNVDPLLMQRILTHGMAAAGRYLSLRLRLTDRPGALATLLASLSAADANVLDVIHVRTDPRLGLTEAEVELHLETKGPAHCEEVASTLRAAGYLLVSA